The Ricinus communis isolate WT05 ecotype wild-type chromosome 8, ASM1957865v1, whole genome shotgun sequence sequence TGCAAGTGAGTACATCTACTTACTCCCTTTCTCCATCAGTCATGATTTGAACATGCTTGCTTTCAACAACTTAATTAACAGAGCAAATGCTGCTGTTGAGTGTAATGCACTTGAAGCAGCCAagaaatctttttataaataagcatataaaggaataatattaagaaaggAAACTGTTTCACATTTGAATATTGTTccatgatattttataataaaactaatggatattcaataattaattgtgCTGACCAATCAGTGTATTGAAAtgtaaacaaaaataagtttgAAGTATATTAGAATTGAAGTTGATCAGGATTTAAGAGAAAATATTCTCAAAGAAacatgtaaaaataattatgaactCGTCATTTTGATGAAAACAGGAAAATATTTCGTAGTTTCAATTCAATTTCATGTAATTCTGCTCTCGTAATAGTTTCCtttaaggaaaagaaatcaactttTTTGAATGAAAGATTAGAATTTCTAACCACTTAAGAGTCAGTTTGGCATTGTTTATTCTCATTtagtttttatcttttatagtttttgtacctcttttttataattcaatttttggAATGAGCAGACTAGACTATGATTTCTCCAAAACTATATtctaaaacataaaaacaGTTATCTAACAACTAAATGGAGGCAGTGTGTCAAATTACTGTTCAAAGGACTGTACATAGAATTATTAAAGCaagaaatgaaagaacaaAACTGGTACTTCACTTTGTggttcacttttttttttctttttaatgtagTGGTGTAGATATAGATACAAACATAGATTTACAGAATCTAACTGATGTAATAAGAAGTTTCACAATTCGTAACTGTTTGATGTGCAACTCGACTCTAGACCACAACTCTTCAACTACTGTACGATTATTATTTCCTCTCAGTTACCCTTTTACTCTGGGACTTCAGCATCTATCCacagggaaagaaaagaacctTAAAGAACCCCAAAGCTAAATGCCCACAGgcataattaaacaaaaaaaaaacagagagagagagagagaaggaacAACTAAGTCTGCAAGAAAGCTAGCTGTCTCTAGAGTCAGGGATGTTGCAAGCAAATCACAAGGGAAGGAGCAAAGCCATGTCATAAAGTTGGCAGCAAGAGATCTAGGGAAATGGGTAGTTATCAACATTTGTACAAGAGCACAACCACAAATTAGTGACTCATTGTAAATTTTCCAGAATATTGCCAACTATAAATACACTCAGTAAGGTACACCCAGGATGTAATTTGGATAAGTGTTAACCTGACTTCCCTTCTTAAGCTTGCTAGGGCATCTGCTCTCATCCAAAAGACATGTCTTCTGCAACTAATGTAGATAAGAAGATGATGAAATGCAAACTCTGCATCTTTGGTCCATTTTGCATATTCAGATATGAAAAAGTATTCACAGCAATATTATATATGGAGCTAAGTGGAAAATTTTGTCACAGCTAGCTATTTGTTATTAGGCAATAGATATATTTCATAACATTTCAGTCTAAACCTTCTAGCATTCTTATGttattataattcatttaCTAGATTGTAAAATGTTTGCAGTTATTTTTTCGCATGTTTTCTGGCATCCATTTTTGTTACTGTACTGTTATAACTGCTGAAGTATAATACATGATTAAAGACATTCGGGTGTAGAAAAATTTTATGCCACAATTACATGCATAAAGATCATTGGTTGACACTTGCACATCAGCTCTGAAAATTCTGTGCTTGAGATGATGGATAGTACAGTTCGATACATTCTTCCAGTTTTTCCTGATCATGCTCATTCCCTCAATGTTTCTGATcataattctaaatttttgttCACCATCATTCTTCAGCTTTCAATTTTTCAACATGATTTCAGGAGGAGAGGATGAAAAGATCCGGGATTTATGTGATGAGCTGCAGTGTGAAACAGGACGATCTGAAACGATCCAATAACCGATGCACGTGATTCTTAAATATCTTGAAGAAaattccaaattttatttcttttaagagtCGAAGACATAACAAATAGCTTGAAGAAATTGCACTTGGCAATCTATAGTAAGGGTTCAATTCTTTTGGTTAGATCATTTTAGATGAAGTAGAACATGATAAAACTCGGATCTCTATTTATCCTTTGAGGCTGAGCATTTATCTAAgataacataaacaaaaatacaaaaccaaAAGCAGGTGGGAATAAGTAATGCCAAACTGGCCCTTAGTACAGTCAAGTTGGAGAAAGATAATTATATCATGTTCATACATGAACTTTGATAATGAACTATTCTCCAATCTAATTGCAGAGCATGTTACTAGAGTGAGGGAACCATCTGCCTTCTTTTGTTCTTGGCAAGACCAAATTGGattttgccttttcttttactgAAAGAACTATCCTTCTGTTTGTTAATCACAATTTGTGCAGCTTGATGTTTTCAAAGCCAGAAGTGACATTGCAATCATTTTATGATCTAGTTTATTCTTTGAGCTTATGTTacttctttcatttctttggcTTGGATATGTTAAATGTAGGCTACATCATTGTAGGAAGAACCTgattgtttttaaatattcacACAACTATTTGATCTTGGCCAACTGCATTAATAACAGTTGGGTTTAGCTAATTATGAGATTCAGCATCAAGTGATCTGTTATCAATTTGAATCTCTTCAGAGTCCAATGATTGACAATTGGTCCCTGCATGATTTTGAAGTTCTCTGTAGGTTTTCAACCACATTGTTGACCTGAATCTTAGTTATAGTATATATGAAACAGTTGGAATgcttagttttttttattctttaactATTGACTAGTGATCGTCATGTGCTGTCTAAGATCAGTTGGTCTGGATGAGATTCCTTTGACAGCTAAATATGGTTATAAACTTGTGTAATGTGCAAGTGAGAGCTAGATTGAgtgcattttatatttatgaggaTTGCATCTGAGTATACATTTACTTGCTCCTTTTCTCCATCAGTCATGATTTGGACATGCCTGCTTTCAACAACTTTCAGAACAAATGCAGCTGGTTATACTCaaggttgttcaagaatggGGAGATCAATCAAAGTAAAGGACTGGACTAAAAAAGTTAAGCACAATCACTGGCAAATGTCCATTACCCACATGAACTTGCATGAATTAGGGTACCCCTCAATCTGTCACAGAGTTGAGGATAACtagcttctttttttcccccTGTTTCAGGGAGTAGTATTACACAGTGTCCTCATTTCCACATTTTGTACAGCCCTGTTATAACTTGACATACCAAGCTGTTATTAGCTTCCCAATTTCACCAGCAATGAATAATAATTGAGGCATCAATCACTGGATTAACTGTCTCAAGGCAATAAATTTTGCAGCTGGCATGGTTTCACTTAAAGATTACTACTGACCATCAGAATTATAGCAAGCTACATTTTGCTATAGAAGCTGATGATAAATGTTGCCATAAAGCATTTGATCATAGTCCAAACAAGACAACCTACCTTTTGGAGAAACTTGCAAGAAATCTTAAGTGATCAAGCAACAAAACATACTTGgcaagaaattcttttttactaTCCATAGTAGGAAAACGATGTCATATCAAAAGAAACATATATTTACAACAAAATCAAACCACAGAAAACAAAGGATAATTATcgaaggagaaaaaagaataatccTGAGAAGATGagcataaaataagaaataattactAACCCACCAAGCCAATCTTACAAAGTCTGAAACACAccctcaaaaagaaaaaattaatcaaagtaGTCATTCAATTTGGGACAGAAAATACTTCTCCTATTCCTCTCAATTTGTCCCAGCGGCTTCGCAGTTTCAGATTTCCATGTTAACACGTGTCAATGACCCGATGACTGCAGCTTGTCCACCTAAACCCTTGATGAACCAATGCGGTACAGCCACATGGCAAAGATCATCACCATTGTTTTCTCGATCtccaaaaatatttacaaacctAGAACAAGATCTGTTTCCCTCAATTACATGAACTAAGAGCAGTAAAAACACCACCTTTCATCATTTGCTTAAACTCCTTAAAATCAACCATACCATCACCATCAACATCAACTTTCATAATGATCTTCTTACAGTCCTCAGCAGTTCTCCCCTGTTTAAGCCCAAGAGAAGCTAAAACAGATCTTAATTCATCACCAGTGATATACCCATCACCATTTTGATCAAACACATTGAAAGCTTCCCTCATATCTTCATCCTCATCTTTTTCATCCATTATAGACTGGTACAGAGCACCAAACTCTTCAATATCAACACCCCCATCACCATTAACATCAATGGTCTCCATCATTTGAGATAATTCCTTATCAGGAATAAAAATACCGAGATTCTCCAATGACCCATTTAGCTCTTCTTTTGTTATACGGCCATCTCCATTCGTATCAAACATTTGGAACACTTTCTTTAGCTCTGTGGAGTCCATTCTTTTCCTTGCGGCAGAGGGTACCACCAgggtttcttcttcttcttcttgttgctGCAGTTCTTGGTTAATGAGAAGATTGGCTTGGTGGGTATTGCTGTTATACCAAGAAGAAGGCACAAAGAACCTAACAAGCTTCTTGGGAACCagagaaagaaggaaagaattaAGAAGATtataaagaaggaaaattcTTAACAGAATAGTTGGCATGTTTTTTTGTTTGGTAATTCTTCTTTGAGATGGTTTGGAAGAAGAGACTGAATTTGGGTTCTTATAAGCTAACAggtattattattgttggatCCCAGAtataatggaaaagaaaaaataaataaataaattaataaataaacaaagttAGGTGTGAAGTAGGG is a genomic window containing:
- the LOC8261711 gene encoding calmodulin-like protein 3, which codes for MPTILLRIFLLYNLLNSFLLSLVPKKLVRFFVPSSWYNSNTHQANLLINQELQQQEEEEETLVVPSAARKRMDSTELKKVFQMFDTNGDGRITKEELNGSLENLGIFIPDKELSQMMETIDVNGDGGVDIEEFGALYQSIMDEKDEDEDMREAFNVFDQNGDGYITGDELRSVLASLGLKQGRTAEDCKKIIMKVDVDGDGMVDFKEFKQMMKGGVFTALSSCN